From the genome of Danio rerio strain Tuebingen ecotype United States chromosome 2, GRCz12tu, whole genome shotgun sequence, one region includes:
- the wu:fj49a02 gene encoding myomegalin isoform X2, with product MMKCRVCAGDLCGTHRRWIFHPSAKLSLRVLLSCALGFPLLRDGRCEFTCSKCSFMLERMFRFDTVIARVQALSLERLQRLLLEKERLRQCISALYSKNNPQMEPPPLLPPHAEYCALLEEDLQYRMQEYWAEDEGQCAHSPLCHVSERRCRTCRALRVPDSDFEAVCKVPRRVLRSVSCGPSTRSASGCREERVSGAVPTLRPESSSSDGEQTLRERQSAGGSLESLDAPFTEGRSGATSVEPLPHAGLLLALQDCGYRPVRSARGSRLPILTAAGLTNAGVQPERRSRSEEPELQELEELWRPLLDEYRPLCPRRTPKEKRSARSLVEQQYEDAAGQCVSEQQVETLQTQITHSQNSNQELQQKLCELESELLSIRQTSQEQENTIQTLTHTLSTKDTQTQELYNVIEGQNKTLCKLRESQRLQPTQAPADAPDPVLQGSAVSCDLEETRCALTLTQRRLQDLQRERERLQTELQNTLQHRESAHTHTQDLRQAVEQLRSELQVKVCELRDREVQAQTHIADRDRTIAQLQQSLSRKDKQLQEYSELLNPSSDSSGVVDRDTLLQTLRRRIRERDRALESSIDERFRCVEQQEAEVRRLQLVLREKDRDLERLSSVLQSNNHTLTGLDAVLRSKDLELQGALEACRRLEFLKQQSEEKHTLAVRERDGIIKRLQTALHTHTTHTEELQVAGGQGSAGLLLKLSEAERLLQEVMSERSRQLQEHQRQISDLLEALSCRDQELQAYGERMGRLISERSDQLQDLRSLLNTHQQQLNTAHRERDTHTAQLKEKDTLIQELLQVQRHTLIPTAAADGVCMSSSTDLEIQTVRDELQLSLRKHRETERELSDLRALLPAGHHDTVSFNQQQLVSQQQKLNEVLRAEEDLQQSHSDSSHHSGVQEECVLRARGTLLMLEPDDTGESSSDEDDGDGDDEDLGSSSEEFSDSIEDEEKLTQKVEVGQPGYEMLLSQNAEEIQCDEEQRRGVELCGAMVQKDEALSHTRSADEECMASAAHEEGSVRCRGSEKAEADQQTCHEPQRDYCTFREEEYEEDEDDEDEGEEAAEIRAPPGKRGPPCVKLRESRRKRRCTRPHSLDLGALLSHTPAARGQGVEMEREVEGDSGSSSTGGGGAIGFWQHVEVGLREQAERLRGDLAVSRQENRELQERLMVSEATVHAQAEQIKDYRELLTESAVQQDSKQVQVDLQDLGYETSGRSENEAEREDTSSPEFDDLEMCVTLSGSRRSVCRSDSEADDASSLKGLVQDLRAQLSRSHKVIRGLQLRVRSLSATSDYASSLERTPRKVNWMCVSARAGEGFECVCEPPLRRSREMQELLSRVELLETQIRRPKMEDKMEESCAPRPGKYNTLIQAQARELCHLRQVMREGGSLCHTLTQHLSDATKAFEQLLRANDIDYYTSQSFRQQLSQSSTLAHRVCSRISGRDGPEQQDDKTGHELLALRLSKELQHKDDIIQSLHTQLQQRPDTPCSSHAHSETTDQSECTSFLSDERGSTNEDADLCSDVDASSECVEDERRPDRVFSTPHSLSGCQLTAHTQSRIQPIRGVDGSSCYQSGVDVIEEHLREIRSLRQRLEDSIRTNERLRQQLEARLTPAARDTVAPTNIFIQSPDAVSRLSTEVRTLKEEQLELQARLRASRDSCEEAEQLREAVLSGRVRLQQAELEAEQWKEELRRLQTHNSEQSQQIQQLRQDRHNNQEHNSRLQHKVSSLQQQLAESRSLLRSLQSELQLYERVCGVRTSSAAGLVCELQGPSGDWSELLLEVRALRAQLENSALRTHMQKQLEQCSEPRPSPTIPASPLYRRQLLHDPSPSPPVRDVGPFPSGPLYSPYSEMEESVLNTHDALEPHTELHGDAVDGCYANANGRHAVAHVQDYSALQQQLTEGRAAAQRVEETLRRVLGYTVLHTLLPDTHTLHTLLADTHTLQQVLDEAVSLLKMFWRAALPNTDGHTHLLQRELQALRLRVQEQEELLQGTVQRLRNTSRSKENMENYILSQLSRTRDVLKQARVNLEKNERRISSLSSSSSSLCHGKVFPGGSAGSSAWSRMTSACPVITMETAVLQQPARKRVRACLPLDSTH from the exons ATGATGAAGTGTCGTGTGTGTGCTGGAGATCTGTGCGGGACCCACCGCCGCTGGATCTTCCACCCGTCCGCTAAGCTCAGCCTGCGGGTCCTGCTGTCCTGCGCTCTGGGTTTCCCGCTGCTGCGCGACGGACGCTGCGAGTTCACCTGCAGCAAATGCAGCTTCATGCTGGAGCGCATGTTCCGCTTCGACACCGTGATCGCCCGCGTGCAGGCGCTGTCCCTGGAGCGACTGCAGCGCCTCCTGCTGGAGAAGGAGCGTCTGCGTCAGTGCATCAGCGCGCTCTACAGCAAAAACAACCCGCAGATGGAGCCGCCGCCGCTGCTGCCCCCACATGCGGAGTACTGCGCCCTGCTGGAGGAGGACCTGCAGTACCGCATGCAGGAGTACTGGGCAGAGGACGAGGGCCAGTGTGCCCACAGCCCTCTATGCCACGTGTCGGAGCGGAGGTGCAGGACCTGCAGGGCGCTGCGCGTGCCCGACTCTGATTTCGAGGCCGTTTGCAAGGTGCCCCGGCGGGTGCTGAGGAGCGTGTCCTGTGGGCCATCCACACGGTCTGCCAGCGGCTGCAGGGAGGAGCGGGTGAGCGGGGCGGTGCCCACACTGAGGCCGGAGTCCAGCTCGTCAGACGGGGAGCAAACGCTGCGGGAGCGGCAGAGCGCCGGGGGGTCCCTGGAGTCGCTGGACGCTCCGTTCACCGAGGGCCGAAGCGGTGCTACGTCTGTGGAGCCTCTGCCCCATGCTGGACTCCTGCTGGCACTGCAGGACTGTGGGTACCGGCCCGTGAGGAGCGCCCGCGGCAGCAGACTGCCCATCCTGACCGCTGCCGGCCTAACGAACGCAGGAGTACAGCCAGAGCGCAGGAGCCGCAGCGAGGAGCCGGAGCTGCAGGAGTTGGAGGAGTTGTGGCGCCCCCTGCTGGACGAGTACCGGCCCCTGTGCCCCCGCCGGACCCCCAAGGAAAAGCGCAGTGCACGG agtcTGGTGGAACAGCAGTATGAGGACGCGGCAGGGCAGTGTGTGTCGGAGCAGCAGGTGGAGACGCTGCAGACGCAGATCACACACAGCCAGAACAGCAACCAG gagCTGCAGCAGAAGCTGTGTGAGCTGGAGTCAGAGCTGCTCTCCATCAGACAGACCTCACAGGAGCAGGAGAACACCATCCAGACGCTCACACACACCCTGAGCACTAAAGACACACAG actcAGGAGCTGTATAATGTGATTGAGGGGCAGAACAAAACACTGTGTAAACTCAGAGAGAGCCAGCGGCTGCAACCCACACag GCTCCAGCAGACGCTCCAGATCCGGTTCTGCAGGGTTCTGCAGTGAGCTGTGATCTGGAGGAGACTCGGTGCGCGCTCACACTGACCCAGAGACGACTGCAGGACCTGCAGCGAGAGCGAGAGCGGCTGCAGACCGAACTGCAGAACACACTGCAGCACAGagagagcgcacacacacacacacag GACCTGCGGCAGGCGGTGGAGCAGCTGCGCTCTGAGCTGCAGGTAAAGGTGTGTGAGCTGCGTGATCGGGAGGTGCAGGCGCAGACACACATTGCAGACAGAGACCGAACCATCGCGCAGCTGCAGCAGAGCTTGAGCCGCAAAGACAAACAACTGCAG gagtaCTCAGAGCTGCTGAATCCCTCATCTGACTCCAGTGGAGTGGTGGACAGAGACACACTCCTGCAGACACTGAGGAGACGCATCCGAGAGCGGGACAGAGCCCTGGAG AGCTCTATTGATGAGAGGTTCCGCTGTGTGGAGCAGCAGGAGGCTGAGGTGCGGCGGCTGCAGCTGGTGCTGCGAGAGAAAGACCGAGACCTGGAGAGACTGAGCAGCGTCCTGCAGAGCAACAACCACACCCTCACg GGTCTGGATGCAGTGCTGCGCAGTAAGGATCTGGAGCTGCAGGGGGCGCTGGAGGCCTGTCGGAGGCTGGAGTTTCTGAAGCAGCAGAGCGAGGAGAAACACACACTCGCTGTCCGAGAGCGAGACGGCATCATCAAGCGGCTGCAGAccgccctgcacacacacaccacacacactgaG gagctgCAGGTGGCGGGGGGGCAGGGCTCTGCTGGACTCCTGCTTAAGCTCTCGGAGGCGGAGCGTCTGCTGCAGGAAGTGATGTCAGAGCGCAGCCGGCAACTACAGGAACACCAGCGGCAGATCTCAGACCTGCTGGAGGCCCTGAGCTGCAGAGACCAGGAGCTGCAG GCGTATGGCGAGCGAATGGGCCGGCTGATCTCAGAGCGCTCAGATCAGCTGCAGGACCTGCGGAGTCTGCTGAACACACACCAGCAGCAGCTGAACACAgcgcacagagagagagacacacacaccgCACAGCTGAAGGAGAAGGACACACTCatacag GAGCTGCTGCAGGTTCAGAGACACACACTGATCCCTACAGCAGCAGCAGACG GTGTGTGTATGAGCAGCTCAACTGATCTGGAGATACAGACCGTCAGAGATGAGCTACAGCTGAGCCTCAGAAAACACAGAGAGActgag cgagAACTGTCAGACCTGCGCGCTTTACTGCCTGCTGGACATCATGACACTGTGAGCTTCAATCAGCAG cagCTGGTCTCGCAGCAGCAGAAGTTGAATGAAGTTCTGAGAGCAGAAGAGGATCTTCAACAGAGTCACTCAGACAG ctCTCACCACAGCGGTGTGCAGGAGGAGTGTGTGTTGCGTGCGCGCGGGACGCTGCTGATGCTGGAGCCGGACGACACTGGAG AGTCCAgcagtgatgaagatgatggagaTGGAGATGATGAAGATCTGGGCAGCAGCAGTGAAGAATTCAGCGACAGCATCGAGGACGAGGAGAAGCTAACACAG aagGTGGAGGTGGGTCAGCCTGGGTATGAGATGCTGCTGTCCCAGAATGCAGAGGAGATACAGTGTGATGAAGAGCAGAGGAGAGGAGTCGAGCTGTGTGGAGCGATGGTGCAGAAGGATGAGGCGCTCTCTCAcaccag GAGCGCTGATGAAGAGTGTATGGCGTCAGCAGCACATGAGGAGGGGTCTGTGCGCTGCAGAGGGTCCGAGAAGGCTGAAGCAGACCAGCAGACCTGCCATGAGCCTCAGAGAGATTACTGTACGTTCAGAGAGGAGGAGTATGAGGAGGAcgaggatgatgaggatgaaggAGAGGAAGCAGCAGAGATCCGGGCTCCACCAGGCAAGCGCGGCCCTCCGTGTGTGAAGCTGCGGGAGTCTCGGAGGAAGAGGAGGTGCACCAGGCCTCATTCCCTGGACCTGGGAGCCCTGCtgtcacacacacctgcagcccGCGGCCAG GGTGTAGAGATGGAGCGTGAGGTGGAGGGAGACAGTGGCAGCTCCAGCACTGGAGGAGGCGGAGCCATTGGCTTCTGGCAGCATGTGGAGGTGGGGCTCCGGGAGCAGGCGGAGCGTCTCCGTGGTGACCTCGCTGTGAGTCGTCAGGAGAATCGGGAGCTGCAGGAGAGACTGATGGTGTCAGAGGCGACGGTTCACGCACAGGCCGAACAGATCAAAGACTACAGAGAGCTGCTga CGGAGAGTGCGGTTCAGCAGGACAGTAAGCAGGTGCAGGTGGACCTTCAGGATCTGGGATACGAGACAAGCGGCCGCAGTGAGAATGAAGCCGAGAGAGAGGACACCAGCAGCCCCg AGTTTGATGATCTGGAGATGTGTGTGACGCTGTCGGGGAGCAGACGCAGTGTGTGTCGCAGTGACAGTGAAGCAGACGACGCGTCCTCACTGAAGGGTTTGGTGCAGGACCTGCGTGCGCAGCTCTCTCGCAGCCACAAGGTGATCCGCGGCCTGCAGCTGCGCGTGCGCTCACTCTCCGCCACCTCCGACTACGCCTCCAGCCTGGAGCGCACGCCGCGCAAG GTGAACTGGATGTGTGTTTCTGCGCGCGCGGGCGAgggttttgagtgtgtgtgtgagccgcCACTGAGACGCAGCCGAGAGATGCAGGAGCTGTTGAGCCGCGTGGAGCTGCTGGAGACGCAGATCAGGAGACCCAAGATGGAGGACAAGATGGAGGAGAGCTGTGCCCCGCGGCCcgg GAAGTACAACACACTGATCCAGGCGCAGGCGCGGGAGCTGTGTCACCTGCGGCAGGTGATGCGGGAGGGCGGCAGCCTctgtcacacactcacacaacacCTGAGCGACGCCACCAAAGCCTTCGAGCAGCTGCTGCGCGCAAACGACATCGACTACTACACCAGCCAGAGCTTCCGGCAGCAGCTATCCCAGAGTTCCACACTCGCACACAGAGTCTGCAGCCGGATCAGCGGcc GTGATGGACCTGAACAGCAGGACGATAAAACAGGCCACGAGCTGCTGGCGCtcag gctGAGTAAAGAGCTTCAGCACAAAGACGACATCATCCAGTCCCTCCACACACAGTTACAGCAGCGCCCGGACACGCCCTGCAGCAGCCACGCCCATTCTGAGACCACCGACCAATCAGAATGTACCTCGTTCCTGTCTGACGAGAGAGGCTCCACCAATGAGGATGCAGATCTGTGCTCTGACGTCGACGCCTCCAGTGAGTGTGTGGAGGACGAAAGGAGACCAGACagag TGTTCAGCACGCCACACTCTCTGTCCGGCTGTCAGCtgaccgcacacacacagagcaggattcagccaatcagaggcgTTGATGGATCGTCATGCTAtcagtcag GTGTTGATGTGATCGAGGAGCACCTGAGAGAGATTCGGTCTCTACGGCAACGGCTGGAGGATTCCATCAGGACCAATGAGAGGCTGAGACAGCAGCTGGAGGCGCGGCTAACCCCTGCGGCCAGAGacacgg TGGCTCCAACCAACATCTTTATCCAGAGTCCTGATGCTGTGAGTCGCCTGAGCACTGAAGTCAGAACACTGAAGGAGGAACAGCTGGAGCTGCAGGCCAGACTACGAGCCAgcagag ACAGCTGTGAGGAGGCGGAGCAGCTTCGGGAGGCGGTGCTTTCTGGGCGTGTCCGTCTGCAGCAGGCGGAGCTAGAGGCGGAGCAATGGAAGGAGGAGCTGAGGAGGCTGCAGACGCACAACTCTGAGCAGAGCCAACAAATACAACAACTGCGGCAGGACAGACACAACAACCAGGAGCACAAcagcag gctgcAGCACAAGGTCTCCTCCCTCCAGCAGCAGTTAGCAGAGAGCCGGTCACTGCTGCGCTCCCTACAGAGTGAACTGCAGCTGTACGAGCGAGTGTGTGGCGTCAGGACAAGCAGCGCTGCAG ggcTGGTGTGTGAGCTGCAGGGCCCATCGGGGGACTGGTCTGAGCTGCTGCTGGAGGTTCGGGCTCTAAGGGCTCAGCTGGAGAACTCTGCTCTgcgcacacacatgcagaaaCAGCTGGAGCAGTGCAGCGAGCCGCGTCCGTCGCCCACCATCCCTGCCAGCCCACTGTACCGGCGCCAGCTGCTGCACG ACCCGTCTCCTTCTCCTCCTGTCAGAGATGTGGGTCCGTTTCCCAGCGGGCCGCTGTACTCACCGTACTCCGAGATGGAGGAGAGCGTGCTGAACActcacg ACGCGCTGGAGCCGCACACAGAGCTGCATGGAGATGCGGTAGACGGATGCTACGCTAACGCTAACGGCAGACACGCGGTCGCACATGTGCAGGACTACAGCGCACTGCAGCAGCAGCTGACGGAGGGGCGAGCGGCGGCACAGCGGGTGGAGGAGACACTGCGGagg GTGCTGGGCTACACTGTGCTGCACACACTCCtgccggacacacacacactgcacacactcctggcggacacacacacactgcagcaggTTCTGGATGAGGCTGTTTCTCTGCTGAAGATGTTCTGGCGCGCGGCTCTGCCCAACACTGAcggacacacacacctgctgcagAGG GAGCTGCAGGCGCTGCGGCTGCGGGTGCAGGAACAGGAGGAGCTGCTGCAGGGAACCGTCCAGCGTCTGCGCAACACCAGCCGGAGCAAAGAGAACATGGAGAACTACATCCTGAGCCAgc TGTCGCGGACGCGAGACGTGCTGAAACAGGCCCGGGTCAATCTGGAG AAGAACGAGCGCAGGATTTCCTCTCTaagctcctcctcttcctcccttTGCCATG GTAAAGTCTTCCCCGGTGGCTCCGCAGGTTCTTCTGCTTGGTCTCGCATGACCTCTGCGTGCCCTGTGATCACCATGGAAACAGCTGTTTTGCAGCAGCCTGCCAGAAAGCGTGTGAGGGCGTGTCTTCCGCTCGACTCCACCCACTAG